Proteins co-encoded in one Arachis hypogaea cultivar Tifrunner chromosome 13, arahy.Tifrunner.gnm2.J5K5, whole genome shotgun sequence genomic window:
- the LOC112735706 gene encoding uncharacterized protein, translating into MDPLPTPLPVKANDSKQRINANVKQASTKIATNESQIQSRQNRVFGTARNTNIMGKPVWDKCTTTTTTTKPKICVPKKQAPKSSSSVSSTNPAENVNNSPRLLNDAGEPKTPHVRTNHKGSKPPATPFYTAAHCSKCRFDKLETSSYWIGQIKLAESVGKHFVAADFFRLASESMAEPIRNLRMELKRYLLRHEYLSEQKIWKEVRVKYGLLKIESNNNDASQIMDSSSNDQNKMEEKLS; encoded by the exons ATGGATCCTCTTCCCACGCCACTTCCAG TGAAAGCCAATGACTCAAAACAAAGAATCAACGCAAATGTTAAGCAAGCATCAACCAAAATCGCAACCAATGAATCCCAAATTCAATCTAG acaAAACCGGGTTTTTGGAACCGCTAGGAACACAAACATTATGGGAAAACCGGTTTGGGACAAgtgtactactactactactactaccaaACCAAAAATCTGTGTTCCAAAAAAACAAGCACCAAAATCTTCATCATCAGTTAGTAGTACCAACCCTGCTGAGAATGTTAATAATAGTCCGAGATTATTGAATGATGCTGGTGAACCGAAAACACCTCATGTTAGGACCAACCACAAGGGTAGTAAGCCTCCGGCGACGCCGTTTTACACGGCGGCGCATTGCAGCAAGTGCCGGTTTGATAAGTTGGAGACATCTTCTTATTGGATTGGCCAAATCAAGTTGGCAGAGTCCGTCGGGAAGCACTTCGTCGCCGCCGATTTCTTCCGCCTTGCATCGGAATCTATGGCGGAG CCAATTAGGAATCTTAGGATGGAACTTAAAAGATACTTGCTAAGGCATGAGTATCTATCGGAGCAAAAGATATGGAAAGAAGTTAGAGTTAAATATGGACTATTGAAGATTGAAAGCAACAACAATGATGCCTCTCAAATAATGGATTCATCTAGCAATGATCAAAACAAAATGGAGGAAAAACTAAGCTAA